Proteins from one Embleya scabrispora genomic window:
- a CDS encoding enoyl-CoA hydratase/isomerase family protein, translating to MADKLLLDYDGPIATITNNNPDRHNAFDDEMDALLWRILGELRQRPEIRAVIWRGEGKSFSSGRDVSSIGGHRVEDTHHELMTRGHRGIQQLFDLDAPVLVACRGWSIGASFQRALLCDIRVAAEGARFMLPETTHGVIPDTGGVARLFQICGHGVAADLVLTGRPMDAAEAYAHGIVSRVVPADALDATVREMAERIAAAPAVTIKTARRMLGRLAEPAVRASMADELIAQTFVNKSDDYAEFRAARAERRPAHYTGS from the coding sequence ATGGCGGACAAGCTGCTCCTCGACTACGACGGTCCGATCGCGACGATCACCAACAACAACCCGGACCGGCACAACGCGTTCGACGACGAGATGGACGCGCTGCTCTGGCGCATCCTCGGCGAACTGCGGCAACGCCCCGAGATCCGGGCGGTGATCTGGCGCGGGGAGGGCAAGTCCTTCTCCTCCGGCCGCGACGTGTCCTCGATCGGCGGTCACCGGGTCGAGGACACGCACCACGAGTTGATGACGCGCGGCCATCGCGGCATCCAGCAGCTGTTCGACCTGGACGCGCCGGTACTGGTCGCCTGCCGGGGCTGGTCGATCGGCGCGTCCTTCCAGCGTGCGCTGCTATGCGACATCCGGGTCGCCGCCGAGGGCGCCCGGTTCATGCTCCCCGAGACCACCCACGGGGTGATCCCGGACACCGGCGGGGTGGCCCGCCTGTTCCAGATCTGCGGCCACGGGGTCGCGGCCGACCTGGTGCTGACCGGGCGGCCGATGGACGCCGCCGAGGCGTACGCGCACGGCATCGTCTCGCGCGTGGTGCCCGCCGACGCGTTGGACGCCACCGTGCGCGAGATGGCCGAGCGCATCGCCGCCGCGCCGGCCGTGACGATCAAGACCGCCCGCCGAATGCTCGGCCGGCTCGCCGAACCCGCCGTACGCGCATCGATGGCGGACGAGTTGATCGCCCAGACGTTCGTCAACAA